In Nicotiana tabacum cultivar K326 chromosome 2, ASM71507v2, whole genome shotgun sequence, the following proteins share a genomic window:
- the LOC107787994 gene encoding uncharacterized protein LOC107787994, whose amino-acid sequence MMSRSSNLLSRSGSFRPENLGQNAMAMIGNLCFTIFVVGVLIFTIIAATYEPEDPLFHPSTKITNFLTSKSNATFKADDTVVRTGEDFLGPNQTAFSTFINLTDVDVPMAIGLTESVTEDNLDCRGKTDDPIDCTDPDVFHLLMRAAIEKFKDIHFFRFGKPVRGSNDSSCHMAWRFRPKEGKTASLYKDYRSFVVSRSENCTLDVVSIGDYHSGGNARKRKRKNKGGSDRTPAKLDEGFEKASQKIEGEIIALPVVGEAVNDSLPVVESESSFGSGKYLIYSGGGDRCKSMNHYLWSFMCALGEAQYLNRTLIMDLSICLNKIYTSSDVDEEGKDFRFYFDFEHLKDSASVLDQVQFWSDWNKWHKQDRLSLHLVEDFRITPMKLSQVKDTLIMRKFGSVEPDNYWYRVCEGETESIVQRPWHLVWKSRRLMDIVSAVASRLNWDYDSVHVVRGEKARNREMWPHLAEDTSPESLLSTLQDKIDDGRNLYIATDETDTSFFDPLKDKYSTHFLDEYKDLWDENSEWYAETAKLNNGSPVEFDGYMRVSVDTEVFFRGKKQIETFNDLTKDCKDGINTCTSSS is encoded by the coding sequence ATGATGAGTCGGTCGTCAAATTTGCTGTCAAGGAGTGGAAGTTTCAGGCCAGAAAATTTGGGGCAAAATGCAATGGCAATGATAGGGAACTTGTGTTTCACTATATTTGTAGTTGGGGTTTTGATTTTCACTATAATTGCTGCAACTTATGAGCCTGAAGACCCTTTATTCCACCCTTCAACAAAGATCACTAATTTCCTTACTTCCAAATCTAATGCTACATTTAAAGCTGATGATACTGTTGTGAGGACTGGTGAGGACTTTCTTGGTCCTAATCAGACCGCATTTTCGACTTTTATAAACCTCACTGATGTTGATGTTCCGATGGCTATTGGTTTAACTGAAAGTGTCACTGAGGATAATTTGGATTGTCGTGGCAAAACTGATGATCCCATTGATTGTACTGACCCGGACGTGTTTCATTTGTTGATGAGGGCTGCCATTGAGAAGTTTAAGGACATACATTTTTTCCGGTTTGGGAAGCCGGTTCGAGGGTCGAATGATAGTTCCTGCCACATGGCGTGGCGGTTTAGGCCTAAGGAAGGGAAGACTGCTTCCCTTTATAAGGATTACCGGTCTTTTGTGGTTTCTAGGTCGGAGAACTGCACGCTTGATGTGGTCAGTATAGGTGATTATCATTCCGGTGGAAATGCTCGGAAGAGGAAGAGAAAAAACAAGGGAGGGTCAGACAGAACTCCTGCTAAGCTAGATGAGGGGTTTGAGAAGGCATCTCAGAAGATAGAGGGAGAAATTATTGCTTTACCTGTGGTTGGGGAAGCTGTAAATGACTCACTTCCTGTGGTGGAATCGGAGAGTTCATTCGGTAGTGGTAAGTATTTGATTTATTCTGGAGGTGGGGATAGGTGCAAGAGCATGAACCATTACCTTTGGAGTTTCATGTGTGCGTTGGGTGAGGCTCAATATTTGAACAGGACGTTGATAATGGACTTAAGTATTTGTTTAAACAAGATTTACACTTCATCTGATGTGGATGAGGAAGGAAAGGATTTCAGGTTTTACTTCGATTTTGAGCACTTAAAAGATTCAGCGTCAGTCCTTGATCAGGTTCAGTTTTGGTCAGATTGGAATAAATGGCATAAACAAGACAGATTAAGTCTCCATCTTGTGGAGGATTTTAGGATTACGCCAATGAAGTTATCTCAAGTGAAGGATACTTTAATCATGAGGAAATTTGGTTCCGTAGAGCCAGATAATTACTGGTACAGGGTATGTGAGGGTGAAACAGAATCTATCGTTCAACGACCATGGCATCTGGTATGGAAATCAAGACGGTTAATGGACATTGTTTCAGCTGTTGCGTCGAGGTTGAATTGGGATTATGACTCAGTTCATGTTGTAAGGGGAGAGAAGGCAAGGAATCGTGAAATGTGGCCGCATTTGGCAGAAGATACTTCTCCTGAGTCTCTACTGTCTACCTTGCAGGACAAGATCGATGACGGAAGGAACCTGTATATTGCAACGGATGAAACAGATACATCCTTTTTTGACCCTTTAAAAGACAAGTATTCCACACATTTCCTTGATGAATATAAAGATCTTTGGGATGAAAACAGCGAGTGGTATGCAGAGACTGCAAAACTTAATAACGGGAGTCCAGTTGAATTTGACGGGTACATGAGGGTTTCAGTTGATACCGAAGTTTTCTTCAGAGGTAAAAAGCAGATTGAGACATTTAATGATCTCACCAAAGACTGCAAGGATGGGATCAATACATGCACTTCGTCCAGCTAA